In Methylophaga thalassica, one genomic interval encodes:
- a CDS encoding Com family DNA-binding transcriptional regulator, producing MKEIRCGACGRKLGEGIFIELQIKCARCKTMNHLRVKHPEPAHHECHEKENTREKIPNRKPITA from the coding sequence ATGAAAGAAATACGCTGCGGCGCCTGTGGCCGTAAATTAGGCGAGGGCATTTTTATCGAGCTACAGATAAAGTGCGCACGCTGTAAAACCATGAATCATCTGAGGGTCAAGCACCCCGAACCAGCACACCACGAGTGTCATGAAAAAGAGAACACTCGTGAGAAAATACCAAACCGAAAACCTATCACTGCATAA
- a CDS encoding DNA-methyltransferase has product MRKYQTENLSLHNTDCLKLLKTLDDNSIDLIATDPPYFRVVAESWDRQWKNEADFFAWLDTVLEQMARVLKPTGSLYFFAGPHMANKVEIAVAKHFNMLNQIIWRKPSGRHNGCSKESLRRYFPQTEHIMFAESMKPVPFGFEPIRGYLHQAIIDAGVTQKQVDNACGCKMSGHWFGKSQWSMIPENHYQTVENLIGKTLKPYADLYAEYRSLLDESNAARRTFNVNKHVPYTNVWDFKAVPFYPGKHPCEKPLDLMEHIITASSLPGDVVLDAFVGGGSTPAACIKTGRRFIGSELGESEFDMAVKRLTEMNQQAA; this is encoded by the coding sequence GTGAGAAAATACCAAACCGAAAACCTATCACTGCATAACACCGATTGTTTAAAACTGCTGAAAACACTCGATGACAACAGCATCGATTTAATCGCCACCGATCCGCCTTATTTTCGTGTGGTTGCCGAAAGTTGGGACCGACAATGGAAAAATGAAGCGGATTTTTTTGCCTGGTTAGATACCGTACTCGAGCAGATGGCCAGAGTGTTAAAGCCCACCGGTTCGCTTTATTTTTTTGCAGGCCCACACATGGCCAACAAAGTCGAAATAGCCGTTGCTAAGCATTTTAATATGCTCAATCAAATCATCTGGCGAAAGCCTTCAGGCCGTCATAATGGTTGCAGCAAAGAATCATTACGGCGCTATTTCCCCCAAACCGAGCATATTATGTTTGCTGAAAGCATGAAGCCGGTGCCTTTTGGTTTTGAACCTATTCGGGGCTATCTTCACCAGGCGATCATCGATGCCGGCGTGACACAAAAACAAGTCGACAATGCTTGTGGATGCAAAATGTCGGGCCATTGGTTTGGTAAATCGCAATGGTCGATGATTCCAGAAAACCACTATCAAACCGTTGAAAATCTCATTGGTAAAACGCTGAAGCCCTATGCTGATCTTTATGCTGAATATCGATCACTTTTGGATGAAAGCAACGCGGCCAGACGCACGTTTAACGTCAACAAGCATGTGCCTTATACCAATGTATGGGACTTTAAGGCCGTGCCGTTTTATCCAGGCAAACACCCATGTGAAAAACCGCTGGACTTAATGGAACACATCATCACCGCCAGTTCCTTACCTGGTGATGTGGTCCTGGACGCATTTGTTGGGGGTGGTAGTACGCCAGCCGCGTGTATTAAAACTGGCCGGCGGTTTATTGGCTCTGAATTAGGCGAAAGCGAATTTGATATGGCGGTGAAACGGCTCACAGAAATGAATCAGCAAGCCGCTTAA
- a CDS encoding DUF4875 domain-containing protein: MSSFEAVLALVLMVVGFWFTRKTIVNFFTKRDSYNTGPQILGILLPAIVSIIIVPMLMIAIFGDNSDSKPSQISEPEAKKTTTITEAPAPSVRPEPETSEAVEYKLLSTDNFSFSGRKRIQFNISAPSANSYEQYAQTAIQAAKDFQRSQRVQVVYVFLGKNLEQINNGDALAIARYAVDGGGNSGEQSWYWQVEALKPLTDIEVKTLELWEKHGNKFAGENIFEPDIDGFKKFVAQELNTDISNVTMREPMRQAYIVE, from the coding sequence ATGAGCAGTTTTGAAGCTGTATTAGCTTTAGTTTTGATGGTTGTTGGCTTTTGGTTTACTAGAAAAACAATCGTTAATTTCTTCACAAAGCGTGACAGCTACAATACTGGCCCTCAGATATTAGGGATTTTATTACCCGCGATTGTCAGCATCATAATAGTTCCAATGTTGATGATTGCCATTTTCGGTGATAACTCAGATTCCAAACCCTCGCAAATTTCAGAGCCTGAAGCCAAAAAAACAACCACGATTACAGAAGCTCCCGCCCCATCAGTTCGCCCTGAACCTGAAACTAGCGAAGCTGTTGAATATAAGCTTTTGTCGACTGATAACTTCAGTTTTTCAGGTCGTAAACGCATACAATTTAATATTTCTGCACCTTCTGCCAATAGCTATGAACAGTATGCCCAAACAGCTATTCAAGCAGCAAAAGACTTTCAACGTAGCCAGCGTGTACAAGTCGTTTATGTGTTTCTTGGTAAGAATCTGGAGCAGATTAATAATGGTGATGCATTAGCCATTGCTAGATATGCTGTTGATGGTGGTGGCAATTCAGGTGAGCAGAGCTGGTATTGGCAAGTTGAAGCATTGAAACCATTGACTGATATTGAAGTTAAAACTTTAGAGCTTTGGGAGAAACACGGTAATAAATTTGCTGGAGAAAATATCTTCGAGCCTGATATTGATGGTTTCAAGAAGTTTGTTGCTCAGGAACTTAACACCGACATCAGTAATGTCACGATGAGAGAACCTATGAGGCAAGCTTACATCGTAGAATAA
- a CDS encoding BRO-N domain-containing protein gives MSNLKTLANPFTFKGQDIRVAVTEQGGVLFHAEDIADALGMDSNTLQDAVRFIPGNWRVVLPNTDMIFLTEPAVFKLIFHYQSEQAVSLAEWIVQDVLSTLRKHDFFGELNPALRLEYSKTITDLLQQLTSNRSGHVRDVLVAELRDCCNLVGKELPAEINKTSMHF, from the coding sequence ATGAGTAATCTAAAAACACTAGCCAATCCATTCACCTTCAAAGGTCAGGATATTCGTGTAGCTGTAACCGAGCAGGGCGGTGTGTTATTTCATGCTGAAGATATTGCTGATGCGTTGGGGATGGATAGCAATACGCTGCAAGATGCCGTTCGTTTTATACCTGGTAACTGGCGTGTCGTTTTACCAAACACCGATATGATTTTCTTAACTGAGCCGGCAGTGTTCAAACTGATATTCCATTATCAGTCTGAGCAGGCGGTATCATTGGCTGAGTGGATAGTGCAGGACGTACTATCCACATTAAGGAAGCATGATTTTTTCGGTGAACTCAATCCAGCGTTAAGACTGGAATATTCCAAAACTATCACCGACCTGTTGCAGCAATTAACAAGCAACCGGTCGGGCCATGTCCGCGATGTATTAGTGGCAGAGCTGCGTGATTGCTGCAACCTGGTAGGCAAAGAGCTACCTGCAGAAATCAACAAAACCAGCATGCACTTCTGA
- a CDS encoding MFS transporter: MQSLALLKPIQSILWSVALLLLGNGLISTLLTLRGTNEGFSSATMGLIMSSYFIGFVCGTWVSGRLIRRMGHIRTFAFCASICASATLLHIIFIDAWVWIVLRFFYGLAYITLMTVIESWLNSQAASHERGRIFAFYMVVNLGALTIAQQMLHIATPDNFLLFAIVSILISWAILPLTLTRRNQPMINSERPKSSLKNLLKIAPLSVAGSTLSGLAMGAFWAMTPIYATELGYDISGIALIMSLTILGGAALQIPIGRYSDKHDRPKVITWVVALAGIIALSMAVIPSQTALLAIFFIWGGLSFSIYPLSVAQLIDQLHPDEIVSGSSDMLVLHGLGCAFAPVIAGSLMTIIGSQGLPLYIGTVLLILAGYTAYRRRRVVDLVSGDNAHFEPMVQTSSQVLSMMFDQPQRDLFDDPSFYEEEERNRIINALRQSGS, from the coding sequence ATGCAATCACTTGCATTGCTTAAGCCTATTCAATCTATTTTATGGAGCGTTGCTTTGCTTCTATTGGGAAATGGATTAATCAGCACTCTCCTTACCCTCCGCGGCACAAATGAAGGCTTTTCAAGCGCCACCATGGGACTGATCATGTCGAGCTATTTTATTGGGTTCGTATGTGGCACCTGGGTCAGTGGCAGACTGATTCGTCGCATGGGGCACATCAGGACGTTTGCATTCTGTGCATCTATCTGTGCTTCAGCCACACTTTTGCATATTATTTTTATTGATGCTTGGGTATGGATTGTTCTTCGTTTCTTTTATGGGCTTGCTTATATTACCCTGATGACTGTCATCGAAAGCTGGTTAAACAGTCAGGCTGCAAGCCATGAGCGTGGACGTATTTTTGCTTTTTATATGGTAGTCAATTTAGGTGCTTTAACAATTGCACAGCAAATGTTGCATATCGCTACGCCCGATAATTTTCTGCTATTTGCCATTGTGTCTATTCTGATTAGTTGGGCCATACTGCCACTGACACTCACCCGCCGAAACCAACCGATGATTAATTCGGAAAGGCCAAAAAGTAGTCTAAAAAACTTATTAAAGATCGCACCACTCTCGGTAGCTGGTTCAACTCTCTCAGGTCTGGCAATGGGCGCTTTTTGGGCGATGACACCTATTTATGCCACTGAACTAGGATACGATATCAGTGGCATCGCACTGATAATGAGTTTAACTATTCTAGGTGGCGCTGCCTTGCAGATCCCTATTGGCCGTTATTCAGATAAACACGACAGACCCAAAGTCATTACATGGGTAGTGGCATTAGCAGGGATTATTGCTCTATCCATGGCAGTGATTCCTTCTCAAACCGCCTTATTAGCCATCTTTTTTATCTGGGGTGGCTTATCTTTTTCCATCTACCCACTGTCCGTCGCTCAGCTTATTGACCAACTCCATCCTGACGAAATTGTGTCTGGCTCCTCAGATATGCTGGTGCTTCATGGTTTAGGCTGCGCTTTTGCCCCGGTGATAGCTGGTTCATTAATGACCATTATTGGTTCACAAGGCCTGCCGCTCTATATTGGAACAGTATTATTAATTTTAGCCGGATATACGGCCTATCGCCGCCGTCGCGTCGTTGATCTTGTCAGTGGAGATAATGCCCACTTCGAACCGATGGTTCAAACCAGCTCGCAAGTGCTCAGTATGATGTTTGATCAACCGCAAAGAGACTTATTTGATGACCCAAGTTTTTATGAAGAGGAAGAACGTAATCGCATCATCAATGCCTTAAGGCAAAGTGGTTCGTAA
- a CDS encoding NADP(H)-dependent aldo-keto reductase, whose translation MQYNTLGNTDLSVSRICLGTMTFGEQNTQAEGHQQLDYAVSQGINFIDTAELYAIPPCAETYGVTEEIIGHWLQKRGRRDDIILASKMAGPGGDWVSHIRGGGTRFNGTTIETAVDASLKRLKTDYIDLYQLHWPERNTNYFGRLGYQQAADEQKLTPIIDTLRGLKKQVQAGKIRHIGLSNETPWGIMQFITLAKSMDLPLVVSVQNPYSLLNRTYEIGCAEISHRENVGLLAYSPLGFGVLTGKYLDQQPENARLTRWRNYSRYSNPQAIEATRRYVELARRFQLDPAQMALAFVNSRPFLTANIIGATSMEQLRNNIASEKLILTEEILSEIELIHQSIPNPAP comes from the coding sequence ATGCAATACAATACTCTTGGTAATACTGATCTGAGTGTCAGTCGTATTTGTCTGGGAACCATGACGTTTGGCGAGCAAAACACGCAAGCAGAAGGACATCAGCAATTAGATTATGCTGTCAGCCAGGGAATTAACTTTATCGATACCGCAGAGTTATATGCAATCCCTCCTTGTGCAGAAACCTATGGTGTAACAGAAGAGATTATTGGTCATTGGTTACAAAAAAGAGGCCGGCGGGATGACATCATTCTTGCCAGTAAAATGGCTGGTCCGGGCGGTGATTGGGTTTCACATATTCGAGGTGGTGGTACCCGGTTTAATGGGACAACAATTGAAACGGCAGTTGATGCAAGTCTTAAAAGGCTCAAGACTGATTATATTGATTTATACCAATTGCATTGGCCTGAAAGAAATACAAACTATTTTGGCCGATTGGGTTATCAGCAGGCGGCTGATGAGCAAAAGCTGACTCCCATTATCGATACGCTGCGTGGTTTGAAAAAACAAGTTCAAGCAGGAAAAATTCGACATATTGGTTTATCCAATGAAACACCATGGGGAATAATGCAATTTATTACTTTGGCTAAATCGATGGACTTACCTCTGGTAGTTAGTGTGCAAAATCCCTACAGCTTATTAAACAGAACGTATGAAATAGGTTGCGCTGAGATTAGTCATCGTGAAAATGTTGGTTTGCTGGCCTATTCACCATTAGGATTTGGTGTACTGACAGGGAAATATCTTGATCAACAACCTGAAAATGCTCGTTTGACACGCTGGCGTAACTATAGCCGTTACAGCAACCCTCAGGCCATTGAGGCAACTCGTCGATATGTAGAGCTTGCCCGCCGCTTTCAGCTGGATCCTGCCCAAATGGCATTGGCTTTTGTTAATTCACGACCTTTCTTAACAGCTAATATTATCGGAGCAACCAGTATGGAACAGCTTAGAAATAATATCGCTAGTGAAAAATTGATTTTAACTGAAGAAATACTCTCAGAAATTGAGCTGATTCACCAAAGCATTCCTAATCCTGCACCATAA
- a CDS encoding response regulator — MLRKSSLTIRYGTLLLILTLLLIAVVFQYKSLIDKANQQQLEQLAQAISASITVADKPVSTAEQGGSLSWLRAYPYIKQSIIFDKNGTGIFRYQNLNTSVTNTFIKQRLQNGVVSEKQIYSDSDVIHFLYPLVENGSALASVYLSVDKYLFEAPFKRLFDWSCIAILVLFVCIVALVWLFITHYLLPINSLSLQVSGESDSSETSIGHMLERLRQNFVKLSSDKQDLTEQKQQLELRLAEQQKLLTDAINRLEYDEDAKCGMINVISRELKISLSQVISHIELLKVYVTEAKAHETVSLINDSTHHLLEVINQLQDYVKLSEKQWTLDVKQVDLYRFLKSVVEANYAKANQKKNTLFLNMKCSGMEVMLDPHMLRNVLNNLIDNAIKFSRQGNIELYVSEFSRDKQHFLTLTVKDSAGAINENDKERIFEPFQQFPLHDQQYSGLGLGLTIYAHLVELMNGEYGVNSSTQGNSFWFTIPVDIISVTNTSPEARVQINPRGDDKKTNHVLVAEDNEVNQSVALGLLEKLGCTVTLVANGEEAIASCSEQAYDMIFMDYHMPLMNGVMATDHLRKVLQITTPIIALTADANEQVKLDFYAAGADDILIKPIELNKLIDLVNKFLGKAIEPGSGSYNNKEVSELNPTLNMEIVDGIGENGDEIVQQIFQVYMQHTPDLIQAIKQAFIEESAEQLFKSAHALKSSSLNIGATAIAELAREIEQLGRENNLDQIDTYIDKLDTYYDELTSLLNGQWRRI; from the coding sequence ATGCTTAGAAAGAGCAGTTTAACTATAAGATACGGCACTCTCTTATTGATATTGACCCTGCTTTTGATCGCTGTCGTTTTTCAATACAAATCACTCATTGATAAAGCAAACCAACAACAGCTTGAGCAGCTTGCTCAAGCTATATCAGCTAGTATAACCGTGGCAGATAAACCGGTTTCGACAGCTGAGCAAGGTGGTTCCTTGTCATGGTTGCGAGCTTACCCCTATATCAAACAGTCCATCATTTTTGATAAAAATGGAACGGGTATTTTTCGTTATCAAAATCTTAATACATCGGTTACAAACACCTTCATCAAACAAAGGCTCCAAAATGGAGTAGTCAGTGAAAAGCAGATTTATTCAGACTCTGATGTTATTCATTTTCTATACCCACTAGTAGAAAACGGAAGTGCTTTGGCAAGTGTCTATCTTTCAGTCGATAAGTATTTGTTTGAGGCACCATTCAAAAGATTATTCGATTGGTCCTGTATCGCCATTCTTGTCCTTTTTGTTTGTATTGTGGCGTTAGTCTGGTTATTCATAACGCACTATCTCTTGCCAATAAACAGTTTGAGCCTCCAAGTGTCGGGAGAGTCTGATAGCTCAGAGACCAGTATTGGACATATGCTTGAAAGACTAAGGCAAAACTTCGTCAAACTCAGCTCCGATAAGCAGGATCTGACAGAACAAAAACAGCAATTAGAATTAAGGTTGGCGGAGCAGCAAAAGTTATTAACTGATGCCATTAACAGACTTGAATACGATGAAGATGCTAAGTGCGGAATGATTAATGTTATCAGCCGGGAGCTGAAAATATCTTTGTCTCAAGTGATTAGTCATATTGAGCTGTTAAAGGTATATGTGACAGAGGCTAAGGCTCATGAAACAGTGAGTCTGATAAATGACTCAACGCATCACTTATTAGAGGTGATAAACCAGTTACAAGATTATGTGAAACTGAGTGAAAAGCAATGGACTCTTGATGTTAAACAGGTTGATTTATATCGATTTCTTAAGTCTGTAGTTGAGGCCAATTATGCCAAAGCAAATCAGAAAAAAAATACATTATTTTTAAATATGAAATGTTCTGGCATGGAAGTGATGCTCGACCCACATATGCTCAGAAATGTGCTAAATAATTTGATTGATAATGCAATAAAGTTTTCTAGGCAGGGGAATATTGAACTTTATGTCAGCGAATTTTCAAGAGATAAACAGCATTTTTTAACCTTGACAGTGAAAGATTCTGCTGGAGCTATCAATGAGAATGATAAGGAACGTATTTTTGAGCCATTTCAGCAATTCCCGTTGCATGATCAGCAATACTCAGGGCTCGGTTTAGGCTTAACTATTTATGCTCATCTCGTTGAGTTGATGAATGGCGAATATGGCGTGAACTCTTCCACGCAAGGGAACAGTTTTTGGTTCACGATTCCTGTTGATATTATCTCTGTGACTAATACGTCGCCTGAGGCAAGAGTTCAAATCAACCCACGCGGTGATGATAAAAAAACTAATCATGTACTTGTTGCAGAGGATAATGAAGTCAATCAATCTGTTGCTTTGGGCTTGTTAGAAAAACTGGGTTGCACAGTAACGTTGGTAGCTAATGGTGAAGAGGCAATAGCATCATGCAGTGAGCAGGCATATGACATGATATTCATGGATTACCACATGCCTTTGATGAATGGTGTTATGGCGACAGATCATCTACGTAAGGTTTTACAGATTACCACCCCAATCATTGCATTAACGGCAGATGCAAATGAACAAGTTAAGTTAGATTTTTATGCTGCTGGTGCTGATGATATTTTAATAAAACCTATCGAACTGAATAAACTAATTGATTTAGTTAATAAATTTTTAGGAAAAGCGATTGAGCCTGGTTCAGGATCATACAACAACAAAGAAGTTAGTGAGTTGAATCCTACCCTTAATATGGAGATTGTTGACGGTATAGGCGAGAATGGCGATGAGATCGTACAACAAATATTTCAGGTCTATATGCAACATACGCCTGATTTGATACAAGCAATTAAACAGGCGTTTATAGAGGAAAGCGCAGAACAATTATTTAAATCTGCACACGCGCTTAAATCAAGTTCATTGAATATCGGTGCCACAGCTATCGCTGAGTTGGCAAGAGAGATAGAACAGTTGGGTCGAGAAAATAATCTTGACCAAATTGATACATATATAGATAAACTAGATACTTATTATGATGAACTGACGTCACTATTAAATGGACAATGGCGGAGGATTTGA
- a CDS encoding EAL domain-containing protein yields the protein MANTIKKQVVLIVDDNPVTRMLMTQALTSTELQIVEAASGEEAIVQFTLYKPDITLLDVSMPGMNGFECCARLRALPKGVECAIVMVTALDDVEDIEQAFESGATDFITKPLKWPLFKHRVRYILKANRTLQELSLNKNKLAKAQSIANLVYWEWDFESEFLECSSDMFDMLGFPKEMNLTVRSALKKIHPEDRTKLIIALKQAIYEKQSYDIEYRIIRSDGSVLFVNERTDISFEYGQWRIVGTLHDITSRKQSEQEITYYAYYDTLTDLPNRRLFIEQLETAIASAKRHQAQFALMFLDLDRFKYINDTYGHHIGDEVLCQSAQRIRECVRDSDLVAKANYDTDNRVARLAGDEFTVLLDDISRVEQVAEIANRLIGAFSAPFFISEKHLHISISVGITLYPNDGHNVETLLQHADVAMYHAKEKGRNNYQFFSESMDNYLKLRLEMENDLRAALSDDQFEVYYQPQYDAESMAIVGLEALLRWRHPTKGLLTPGYFIEIAESTGLILSIGNWVLMQACCQVRQWQQESGCAYRIAVNLSASQFTQSYLLETVRKTLEDSGLPPETLELEITETAMLKDTAETIPLLFSLKKLGVRLAIDDFGTGYSSLSYLKNFPIDTLKIDRTFVEEIVTNSKDCAIAQTIVQLADNLQLCTIAEGVETSEQADVLRKLGCAEFQGFYFSHPLPVSQLSLLLKH from the coding sequence ATGGCAAATACCATCAAAAAGCAAGTGGTGTTAATTGTTGATGACAATCCAGTCACAAGGATGTTAATGACACAAGCTTTAACATCGACTGAATTACAGATTGTTGAGGCTGCCTCTGGTGAAGAAGCTATAGTTCAATTCACTCTTTACAAGCCTGATATCACATTACTTGATGTTTCCATGCCTGGTATGAATGGTTTTGAATGTTGCGCCAGACTGCGCGCCTTACCTAAAGGCGTAGAATGTGCCATTGTTATGGTTACGGCACTTGATGATGTTGAAGATATTGAGCAGGCATTTGAATCCGGTGCGACAGATTTCATTACCAAACCTCTAAAGTGGCCACTTTTCAAGCACAGAGTTCGTTATATTCTAAAAGCTAACAGAACCTTACAAGAATTAAGCCTTAATAAAAACAAATTAGCTAAGGCGCAATCCATTGCTAATCTGGTGTATTGGGAGTGGGATTTTGAGTCAGAGTTTCTTGAGTGCTCCTCAGATATGTTTGATATGTTGGGCTTCCCCAAAGAAATGAACCTGACCGTCCGATCTGCTCTGAAAAAAATACACCCTGAAGATCGGACAAAATTAATCATAGCGCTTAAGCAAGCCATCTATGAAAAACAGTCATACGATATCGAATACCGAATAATCCGATCTGATGGCAGTGTTTTGTTTGTGAATGAACGAACAGATATTAGCTTTGAATATGGTCAGTGGCGGATTGTCGGGACTTTGCACGATATCACCTCAAGAAAACAGTCTGAACAAGAAATTACCTATTATGCTTATTACGATACGCTGACCGACTTACCCAATAGGCGTTTATTCATTGAACAATTAGAAACAGCTATTGCCAGTGCAAAGCGACATCAGGCGCAATTTGCTTTGATGTTTCTGGATTTGGACAGATTTAAATATATTAATGATACCTATGGACATCACATTGGCGACGAAGTGTTATGCCAGTCTGCACAGCGAATACGTGAATGTGTGAGAGATTCGGATCTGGTGGCTAAAGCCAATTATGATACTGATAACCGGGTTGCCCGTTTAGCCGGTGATGAATTTACCGTATTACTTGATGATATAAGTCGAGTTGAGCAGGTTGCTGAAATTGCAAACCGTCTCATTGGTGCTTTCTCGGCTCCTTTTTTTATTAGTGAAAAACACTTACATATTTCGATTAGTGTCGGGATTACGCTTTACCCTAATGATGGCCATAATGTAGAGACACTGTTACAGCATGCTGATGTCGCTATGTATCACGCAAAAGAGAAGGGCAGGAATAATTATCAGTTCTTTTCTGAAAGCATGGATAACTACCTAAAATTACGTTTAGAAATGGAGAATGATTTACGGGCAGCACTGTCCGACGATCAGTTCGAGGTTTATTATCAACCTCAATATGATGCTGAAAGTATGGCGATTGTTGGTCTTGAAGCATTACTGCGTTGGCGTCACCCTACAAAAGGCTTATTAACGCCTGGCTACTTTATTGAAATTGCTGAATCAACAGGTCTGATATTGTCGATTGGGAACTGGGTATTGATGCAGGCTTGCTGTCAGGTGAGACAGTGGCAGCAAGAATCAGGCTGTGCATATCGGATAGCTGTGAATCTATCTGCTTCACAATTCACGCAATCTTACCTGCTTGAAACCGTAAGAAAAACCTTGGAAGACAGTGGTTTACCGCCAGAGACACTTGAGCTGGAAATCACAGAAACGGCCATGTTAAAGGATACCGCAGAGACGATTCCATTACTTTTCTCATTAAAAAAATTGGGTGTACGTCTGGCGATTGATGATTTTGGTACGGGATATTCTTCATTGAGTTATTTGAAGAATTTTCCTATTGATACCCTAAAAATTGATCGTACATTTGTGGAAGAAATTGTTACCAATAGTAAAGATTGTGCGATAGCACAAACCATTGTGCAGTTAGCCGATAACTTACAGCTTTGTACTATTGCGGAAGGTGTTGAGACAAGCGAGCAGGCTGACGTATTAAGAAAGTTAGGCTGTGCAGAGTTTCAGGGGTTTTATTTCAGTCATCCACTGCCTGTCTCTCAACTGAGTTTATTACTCAAGCATTAG